One part of the Vicinamibacterales bacterium genome encodes these proteins:
- a CDS encoding BMC domain-containing protein, translating into MVETRGLIGSIEAADAMVKAANVVLVGKEYIGAGYVTVLVRGDVGAVKASTDAGAAAARRVGELISVHVIPRPHSEVEKILPKPPKDAKG; encoded by the coding sequence ATGGTGGAGACGCGGGGCCTCATCGGCTCCATCGAGGCGGCCGACGCAATGGTCAAGGCGGCGAACGTCGTCCTCGTCGGCAAGGAGTACATCGGTGCCGGCTATGTAACCGTGCTGGTGCGCGGCGACGTCGGCGCGGTGAAAGCCTCGACCGACGCCGGCGCCGCGGCGGCGCGCCGCGTCGGCGAGCTAATTTCGGTCCACGTCATTCCCCGCCCGCACAGCGAAGTCGAAAAGATCCTGCCGAAGCCGCCGAAAGACGCCAAAGGCTAG
- a CDS encoding type II secretion system F family protein gives MEFRCRLGTPGGEITEGVYVADSEARLRREFEDKGLYVLAIQQAGRRALAGVRLPPLPRRRKVSSREFLVFNQELATLLKAGMPLVQSLDILRRRVTNPTLKAVLDDVHERVRSGSALSEAFEAHGALFPGVYTASLLAGEKSGSLEAVLRRYVNYVKIVSGVKRKTVSALVYPAILVLLSLCVVTVIVVKVVPEFGAFYNQFGKELPLSTRIIVGVSEFVTTYYFLIFAAIAAAAIGGYAWVKRPGQRRRLDRLLLKLPMIGPIAQKFSTAQGSRTLATLLGGGIPLVNALEVTARSMGNQFMAAEMVTAAQQVREGRSLAAAMQDSGIYPDVALKMVEVGESTGALQEMLNSLSDFYDEEIDTNLGRFITVVEPALLVIMGIVIAGLLLSLYMPLFNLSSAVSG, from the coding sequence ATGGAGTTCAGATGCAGGCTCGGCACGCCCGGTGGCGAGATCACCGAAGGCGTCTACGTCGCGGATAGCGAGGCCCGGCTCCGCCGCGAGTTCGAGGACAAGGGTCTGTATGTCCTCGCCATCCAACAGGCGGGCCGCCGCGCGCTCGCCGGCGTTCGCCTGCCGCCGCTGCCGAGGCGCCGCAAGGTCTCGAGCCGCGAATTCCTCGTGTTCAACCAGGAACTGGCGACGCTGCTCAAGGCCGGCATGCCGCTCGTCCAGTCGCTGGACATCCTGCGGCGCCGCGTGACGAACCCGACCCTGAAGGCGGTGCTCGACGACGTGCACGAACGGGTGCGGTCTGGGAGCGCGCTTTCGGAGGCGTTCGAGGCGCACGGCGCTCTGTTCCCCGGCGTCTACACCGCGTCGCTCCTTGCGGGGGAGAAGTCGGGCAGTCTCGAGGCGGTGCTGCGCCGCTACGTCAACTACGTGAAGATCGTCTCGGGCGTGAAGCGCAAGACGGTCTCGGCGCTGGTCTACCCGGCGATCCTGGTCCTGTTGTCGCTCTGCGTCGTGACCGTCATCGTCGTCAAGGTCGTGCCGGAGTTCGGCGCGTTCTACAACCAGTTCGGCAAGGAACTGCCGCTGTCGACGCGGATCATCGTCGGCGTGTCGGAGTTCGTGACGACGTATTACTTCCTGATTTTCGCCGCGATCGCGGCCGCGGCGATCGGGGGCTACGCCTGGGTGAAACGGCCCGGCCAGCGGAGGCGACTCGATCGCCTCCTGCTCAAGCTGCCGATGATCGGCCCGATCGCGCAGAAGTTCTCGACCGCGCAGGGCTCGCGGACGCTGGCGACGCTGCTCGGCGGCGGCATTCCGCTCGTCAACGCGCTCGAGGTCACGGCGCGGTCGATGGGGAATCAGTTCATGGCCGCCGAGATGGTGACGGCCGCGCAGCAGGTGCGTGAGGGACGCTCGCTCGCCGCCGCCATGCAGGATAGCGGCATTTATCCCGACGTCGCGCTCAAGATGGTCGAGGTCGGCGAGTCAACGGGCGCGCTGCAGGAGATGCTCAACAGCCTGTCCGACTTCTACGACGAGGAGATCGACACCAACCTGGGCCGGTTCATCACGGTCGTCGAGCCGGCGCTGCTGGTGATCATGGGGATCGTCATCGCAGGGCTGCTGCTGTCGCTGTATATGCCGCTCTTCAATTTGTCGTCGGCGGTCAGTGGTTAG
- a CDS encoding LysM peptidoglycan-binding domain-containing protein has protein sequence MRTTFGVGLCLLVGACGANSRPQVPSTPPAAAAVPAAPAPLPTPKPLIDPVELLIATSDDHFQAGEHELKAGHLEKARQDFDRAVDVLLAAPYGARTDARLREHFDRLIDRINAYEVTALAQGDGFVEQRVEAAPIDELLKNATTFPVAVPGPATEAAVKADFLQNAHDIPIPDNPKVLSYVEVFQGRLRDYIQESLERGAKYLPMIQNVFRAEGLPLDLAYIPIIESSFKTNALSKANAKGPWQFMKGTAQEHDLKIDWFVDERSDPEKATLAAAHYLKTLSTMFDGDWNMVLAAYNGGPGRVSRAMKRSGVDDFWRLSSTPKWLPKETREYVPLILAAMIIGRNPAQYGFEIAAAEPNGYEKVAVPQAIDLRRVAEWTGTSVDDIQQLNPELRRWTTPAKSPNYEVKVPVGTADRLAARLAEAAPADFSAFKWYTVKNGETLLTVGRRFGVSRAEVAEANNLSVKTHLRAGQELIIPRAPATTLSARSERAAPSTVASRSLADPAPTLTASQPARSVAVTYKVKQGDTLSTIAQLFDTTVAKIKSWNRLSSNRIAPGTKLKIVTPKASHH, from the coding sequence ATGCGAACGACGTTCGGAGTCGGGCTCTGTCTGCTGGTAGGCGCGTGCGGGGCCAATTCACGCCCGCAGGTCCCGTCGACCCCTCCGGCCGCAGCGGCGGTGCCGGCCGCACCTGCGCCGCTGCCCACTCCCAAGCCGCTCATCGATCCGGTCGAACTGCTGATTGCCACGTCCGACGACCATTTCCAGGCCGGCGAACACGAACTGAAGGCCGGGCATCTCGAGAAGGCGCGCCAGGACTTCGATCGCGCCGTTGACGTGCTGCTCGCGGCCCCCTACGGCGCCCGCACCGATGCGCGGCTGCGCGAACACTTCGATCGGTTGATCGACCGGATCAACGCCTACGAAGTGACCGCGCTCGCCCAGGGTGACGGCTTCGTCGAGCAGAGAGTCGAGGCCGCCCCCATTGACGAGCTGCTGAAGAACGCGACCACCTTCCCGGTCGCGGTTCCGGGCCCGGCGACCGAGGCGGCGGTGAAGGCCGATTTCCTGCAGAACGCCCACGACATCCCGATTCCCGACAACCCGAAGGTCCTGTCGTACGTGGAAGTCTTCCAGGGGCGGCTGCGCGACTACATTCAGGAGAGCCTCGAACGCGGCGCGAAGTACCTGCCGATGATCCAGAACGTTTTCCGCGCAGAGGGACTCCCGCTCGATCTCGCCTATATCCCGATCATCGAGAGCTCGTTCAAGACCAACGCGCTGTCGAAAGCCAACGCCAAGGGGCCCTGGCAGTTCATGAAGGGCACCGCGCAGGAACACGACCTGAAAATCGACTGGTTCGTCGACGAGCGATCCGATCCCGAGAAGGCCACCCTCGCGGCGGCTCACTACCTGAAGACGCTGAGCACGATGTTCGACGGCGACTGGAACATGGTGCTGGCCGCGTACAACGGCGGTCCCGGCCGGGTGTCGCGGGCGATGAAGCGTTCGGGAGTGGACGACTTCTGGAGACTTTCCTCGACGCCGAAGTGGCTGCCGAAGGAAACGCGTGAGTACGTCCCGCTCATCCTGGCGGCGATGATCATCGGCAGGAACCCCGCGCAGTACGGCTTCGAGATCGCCGCCGCCGAACCCAACGGCTACGAGAAAGTCGCCGTCCCGCAGGCCATCGACCTGCGGCGCGTCGCCGAATGGACGGGGACGAGCGTTGACGACATTCAGCAGCTCAACCCCGAGTTGCGTCGGTGGACGACCCCGGCGAAGTCTCCGAACTACGAAGTGAAGGTGCCGGTCGGCACCGCCGACCGGCTTGCGGCGCGGCTCGCCGAGGCAGCGCCGGCCGATTTCAGCGCGTTCAAGTGGTACACGGTCAAGAACGGCGAGACGCTGCTGACCGTGGGACGCCGGTTCGGTGTGTCGCGAGCCGAGGTCGCCGAAGCCAACAACCTGTCGGTGAAGACGCATCTGCGCGCCGGACAGGAGCTGATCATTCCGCGCGCGCCCGCGACGACCCTCTCCGCACGCAGCGAACGGGCCGCGCCGTCAACCGTGGCGTCTCGCAGTCTCGCCGATCCCGCGCCCACCCTCACAGCCAGCCAACCGGCCAGGAGTGTCGCGGTCACTTACAAGGTGAAACAGGGCGACACGCTCTCCACGATTGCCCAGCTGTTCGATACGACCGTGGCGAAGATCAAGAGCTGGAATCGCCTGTCGAGCAACCGGATCGCGCCTGGGACGAAGTTGAAGATCGTGACGCCGAAGGCGAGCCACCACTAA
- a CDS encoding lytic transglycosylase domain-containing protein — MQVLKFVRFVAAACACVLATASMASAEIVYMTSGGTLSVKGHTVDGDSITLSLRNGGTVTCDKELIDRIVPDEVPHPDPAPPALAPIAPAAAAALTKTTQLHDTAYANLIESVSATYGVDPILVQALIQVESNYNPRSRSAKGAMGLMQLMPSVAREYNVRNAYDPASNVDAGVHKLKSLIESMRGDLSLALAAYNAGEAAVSKFGGVPPYRETQHYVSRILALVGAR, encoded by the coding sequence ATGCAAGTGCTGAAGTTCGTTCGTTTCGTGGCGGCGGCATGTGCGTGCGTCCTGGCGACCGCTTCGATGGCGTCGGCGGAGATTGTCTACATGACCTCCGGCGGGACGCTCTCGGTGAAGGGACACACGGTCGACGGCGACTCGATCACGCTGTCGCTTCGCAACGGCGGCACGGTGACCTGCGACAAGGAGCTCATCGACAGGATCGTGCCCGACGAAGTGCCGCACCCGGATCCGGCGCCGCCGGCCCTGGCGCCGATCGCGCCCGCAGCCGCCGCGGCGCTGACGAAAACGACCCAGCTCCACGATACCGCCTACGCCAACCTGATCGAATCGGTCTCGGCGACCTACGGTGTCGACCCGATTCTCGTGCAGGCGCTCATCCAGGTCGAATCGAACTACAACCCGCGGTCGCGTTCTGCCAAGGGGGCGATGGGGCTGATGCAGTTGATGCCGTCGGTTGCCAGGGAATACAACGTCCGGAACGCCTACGATCCGGCGTCGAACGTCGACGCGGGCGTCCACAAGCTGAAGTCGCTGATCGAGTCGATGCGGGGAGACCTGTCGCTGGCCCTGGCGGCCTACAACGCTGGCGAAGCGGCGGTGAGCAAGTTCGGCGGTGTCCCCCCCTACCGCGAGACGCAGCACTACGTGTCGCGGATCCTGGCGCTCGTCGGCGCGCGGTAA
- a CDS encoding aldehyde dehydrogenase family protein: MAQTDRDLASIAEARSLARQAHAAAPLLAEFTQEQIDAIVDAMAAAVTPQAEALARLAHEETGYGVIADKVQKNLFASEKIYKFIRPMKTVGVIARLEDRKVIEIADPFGVVCAIVPTTNPTSTAIYKILICLKARCPVVISPHPSAVRCIARTAEIMREAARRAGAPDGAINCMTTVTLEGTQELMKARETAVILATGGMGLVRAAYSAGKPAYGVGPGNAPSYIERSADVPKAVRDIVTGKTFDNGVLCSSPNSVVADAAIVEEVKREFIRNGSYFLNADEADKVATALLGANRLPNPALVGRPATVIAQSAGISVPPSTRVLIAELNGVGRDYPLSIEKLAPVLSFYTVADWKEGCERCKQILRYGGMGHTMSIHSRNDQIILEFGLKKPAYRIVVNTPTTHGSIGLTTGLDPSMTLGCGGWGGNITSDNISPRHLINVKRLAYETNPAVSTAAGAAPEASAAVDAFVRARLPRPPAAPPPPAGIGADVLARRIDEFLGSRGYKAPALAPTTSTQSAETKPPTEPTKDARIEDKPADFVCEEDVRQAVRQARRIVIGERTIVTPAARDLGEQHRVFVQAQWPR; this comes from the coding sequence ATGGCCCAGACGGATCGCGATCTCGCCTCGATAGCCGAAGCGCGGTCGCTCGCGCGCCAGGCACACGCGGCGGCACCGCTCCTCGCAGAGTTCACCCAGGAACAGATCGACGCGATCGTCGACGCGATGGCGGCCGCCGTCACGCCGCAGGCCGAAGCCCTCGCCCGCCTCGCCCACGAGGAAACCGGGTACGGCGTCATCGCCGACAAGGTCCAGAAGAACCTCTTCGCGTCCGAGAAGATCTACAAGTTCATCCGGCCGATGAAGACCGTCGGCGTCATCGCCCGGCTCGAGGATCGCAAGGTCATCGAGATCGCCGATCCCTTCGGCGTCGTCTGCGCCATCGTCCCGACGACCAACCCGACCTCGACGGCGATCTACAAGATCCTGATATGCCTGAAGGCGCGCTGCCCCGTCGTCATCAGTCCCCATCCGTCCGCGGTCCGGTGCATCGCGCGCACCGCTGAAATCATGCGCGAGGCAGCGCGCCGCGCCGGCGCCCCCGACGGGGCGATCAACTGCATGACCACCGTGACACTGGAGGGCACGCAGGAATTGATGAAGGCCAGGGAAACGGCCGTCATCCTCGCCACCGGAGGCATGGGGCTGGTGCGCGCCGCCTATTCCGCCGGCAAGCCGGCCTACGGCGTCGGTCCGGGCAACGCGCCGTCGTATATCGAGCGCTCCGCCGACGTCCCCAAAGCCGTGCGCGACATCGTCACGGGCAAGACGTTCGACAACGGCGTGCTCTGTTCGTCGCCCAATTCGGTGGTGGCCGACGCAGCGATCGTCGAAGAGGTGAAGCGCGAGTTCATCCGCAACGGCTCGTACTTCCTCAATGCCGACGAGGCTGACAAGGTCGCCACGGCGCTGCTCGGCGCCAACCGTCTGCCGAATCCGGCGCTGGTCGGACGCCCGGCAACGGTCATCGCACAAAGTGCCGGGATCAGCGTTCCGCCGTCGACCCGGGTGCTGATTGCCGAACTGAACGGCGTGGGACGGGACTACCCCCTGTCAATCGAGAAGCTCGCGCCCGTCCTGTCCTTCTATACCGTCGCCGATTGGAAAGAAGGCTGCGAGCGGTGCAAACAGATCCTGCGCTATGGCGGCATGGGGCACACCATGTCGATCCACTCCCGCAACGATCAGATCATTCTCGAGTTCGGCCTCAAGAAGCCGGCCTACCGCATCGTGGTCAACACTCCGACGACGCACGGCTCGATCGGGCTGACCACTGGTCTGGATCCGTCGATGACCCTGGGCTGCGGCGGATGGGGCGGCAACATCACGTCCGACAACATCTCGCCGCGCCACCTGATTAACGTCAAGCGCCTGGCGTACGAAACCAATCCTGCGGTGTCGACTGCGGCGGGCGCCGCTCCAGAAGCCTCCGCCGCGGTGGATGCGTTCGTGCGGGCGCGCCTCCCCCGTCCGCCCGCGGCGCCGCCGCCGCCCGCCGGAATCGGGGCCGACGTGCTCGCACGCCGGATCGACGAATTTCTCGGCTCGCGGGGGTATAAGGCCCCGGCGCTCGCGCCGACAACAAGTACTCAATCGGCGGAGACAAAGCCGCCGACCGAGCCGACCAAAGACGCGCGGATCGAGGACAAGCCCGCTGATTTCGTCTGTGAGGAAGACGTGCGCCAGGCGGTTCGCCAGGCGCGCAGAATTGTAATCGGCGAGCGCACAATCGTTACGCCGGCGGCGAGGGACCTCGGCGAACAGCATCGGGTCTTCGTCCAGGCGCAGTGGCCCCGGTAA